A part of Nitrospira sp. genomic DNA contains:
- the rplT gene encoding 50S ribosomal protein L20: protein MPRAKGGPKTRQRRKKRIKLASGQYGGKSRLFRSATESVDKGQTYAYTGRKNRKRDFRQLWIARISAGVRAQGLTYGRFINALKKANVLLDRKILSDMAIKDSAGFEKLCGLAKQHLTPVAA from the coding sequence ATGCCTCGCGCTAAGGGTGGGCCAAAAACTCGGCAACGGAGAAAGAAGCGGATTAAGCTGGCATCAGGCCAGTACGGCGGAAAGAGTCGGCTCTTCCGTTCAGCGACAGAAAGCGTCGACAAGGGGCAGACATATGCCTATACGGGCCGCAAGAATCGGAAGCGAGACTTCCGGCAATTGTGGATTGCCCGCATCAGCGCTGGCGTTCGGGCTCAAGGGCTGACCTACGGCCGGTTCATCAACGCATTGAAGAAAGCGAATGTGTTGTTGGATCGAAAGATTTTGTCGGATATGGCGATCAAAGATTCGGCGGGCTTTGAAAAGTTGTGCGGCCTCGCCAAGCAACACCTGACTCCTGTCGCCGCATAA
- the rpmI gene encoding 50S ribosomal protein L35 — protein MKMKTHKGTSKRFAKTGSGKIVRRKAGKRHILTSKRHDRKRRLSGSTVVDPTVTTSLNRLIPYA, from the coding sequence ATGAAAATGAAAACCCATAAAGGGACAAGCAAGCGATTTGCCAAGACCGGAAGCGGAAAAATTGTCCGCCGCAAGGCGGGTAAGCGGCACATACTGACCAGCAAGCGGCACGACCGAAAGCGCCGCCTGAGCGGGTCCACGGTCGTCGATCCGACAGTCACCACGTCGTTGAACCGGCTGATCCCGTACGCATAG
- the infC gene encoding translation initiation factor IF-3, whose protein sequence is MVPKLRVNREIRVREIRVIGPEGEQLGILQTPDAFRQAQEGGYDLVEVAPNSTPPVCRIMDFGKYKYELSKKDHQSRRHQKSTQVKEIKLRPRTDKHDLEIKVRQMKTFLEEGNKTKVTLTYRGREMANQEMGRAVMNSVIEQLAQAGTIEYAPRMEGRSLIMIVAPK, encoded by the coding sequence ATCGTTCCCAAATTGCGTGTGAATCGTGAGATCCGAGTCCGAGAAATTCGTGTCATTGGCCCGGAAGGAGAACAACTCGGCATCCTTCAGACGCCGGACGCCTTTCGACAGGCTCAGGAAGGCGGCTATGACTTGGTGGAAGTAGCTCCTAACTCCACCCCCCCGGTCTGTAGAATTATGGACTTTGGGAAGTACAAGTATGAGTTGAGCAAAAAGGACCATCAAAGTCGGCGCCATCAAAAGTCCACGCAGGTAAAGGAAATCAAGTTACGGCCACGGACCGATAAACATGACCTTGAAATTAAAGTTCGGCAGATGAAAACGTTCCTCGAAGAGGGCAATAAGACCAAAGTCACCCTCACATATCGCGGGCGGGAGATGGCCAATCAGGAAATGGGGCGGGCCGTGATGAATTCCGTCATTGAACAATTGGCGCAAGCCGGCACCATCGAGTATGCCCCCCGCATGGAGGGACGAAGTTTGATTATGATTGTGGCGCCCAAATAA
- the thrS gene encoding threonine--tRNA ligase has protein sequence MKISVKDGPSGDIQTGVTVGGALSDLGVVGRDILAARVDGAVVDLSSALSGNSVVEALRFDSAEGREVYRHSSTHLMAQAVKELFPSAQLTIGPALEDSFYYDFAFERPFTPEDLQRIEERAAEIIKRNLAITRREFSKQDAIDFFTSRGEHYKVELIQGFPDGEPITAYTQGDFVDLCRGPHLPTTGVIGAIKLLTTGGAYWRGDERNPMLQRIYGTSFPTQAEVDAYMARLEEIKRRDHRKVGKDLDLISIQDEIGPGLVLWHPKGATVRLLIENFWREQHIRDGYQLVYSPHTARLDLWKTSGHLDYYRENMFPSMKLEGSEYQLKPMNCPYHIMIYQSHLRSYRDLPIRYGELGTVYRYERTGVLHGLMRVRGFTQDDAHLFCRPDQMEHEVSRVLDFTFFVLQTFGFHQFDVFLSTRPKESVGGDEHWTLATSALEAALKSRNISFHLDSGGGAFYGPKIDIKIKDALGRSWQCSTVQVDFNNPERFELSYIGEDGKAHRPIMIHRALMGSIERFFGILIEHYGGAFPTWLAPVQAVVMNITDQQQDYVAAVVAQLKAAGFRVEPDLRNEKIGFKIREAEKAKVPFMLVAGNREMQDGTLSVRGRSGANLGSKTVAEVLDLLQAEVTHTQRELQPAH, from the coding sequence ATGAAGATATCGGTCAAAGACGGTCCAAGCGGTGACATTCAGACCGGGGTGACAGTGGGTGGTGCTCTGTCTGACCTAGGTGTCGTTGGCAGAGATATTCTAGCAGCTAGAGTAGACGGAGCGGTTGTTGATTTATCGTCCGCACTGTCTGGGAATTCAGTCGTCGAAGCACTGCGGTTCGACAGTGCAGAAGGCCGTGAGGTGTACCGTCACAGCAGCACCCACCTCATGGCCCAGGCAGTCAAGGAACTCTTTCCGTCGGCACAACTGACCATCGGCCCAGCCCTGGAAGATAGTTTCTATTACGACTTCGCCTTCGAACGCCCCTTTACCCCAGAAGACTTGCAGAGGATCGAAGAACGCGCTGCTGAAATTATTAAGCGTAACCTCGCTATCACAAGGCGGGAGTTCTCAAAACAGGATGCGATAGATTTCTTCACGTCCCGTGGAGAGCACTATAAGGTCGAGCTAATTCAAGGCTTCCCCGATGGAGAGCCAATCACCGCCTACACACAGGGTGACTTCGTGGATCTCTGTCGTGGCCCCCATCTTCCTACTACCGGTGTCATCGGAGCCATAAAATTGCTCACCACGGGTGGGGCCTATTGGCGTGGCGATGAACGTAATCCGATGTTACAGCGGATCTACGGAACATCCTTTCCGACACAAGCGGAAGTGGATGCCTACATGGCCAGACTTGAGGAAATTAAGCGGCGCGACCACAGAAAAGTTGGAAAAGATTTGGATCTGATCAGCATTCAGGATGAAATTGGACCCGGGCTGGTCCTGTGGCACCCGAAAGGTGCGACAGTCCGCCTGTTGATTGAAAATTTCTGGCGAGAACAACATATTCGAGACGGATACCAGCTGGTCTATTCACCGCATACCGCACGCCTTGATCTCTGGAAAACCAGCGGGCACCTCGATTACTACCGGGAAAACATGTTCCCATCGATGAAGCTGGAAGGCAGTGAGTACCAGCTGAAACCGATGAACTGTCCGTACCACATCATGATCTACCAATCTCACCTGCGCAGCTATCGAGACCTCCCCATTCGCTATGGGGAACTCGGAACGGTCTACCGCTATGAACGGACCGGCGTGCTGCACGGGCTTATGCGGGTACGCGGATTCACGCAGGATGATGCCCATCTCTTCTGCCGCCCGGATCAAATGGAACACGAGGTCAGCCGGGTCCTGGACTTTACATTTTTCGTCTTGCAAACATTCGGGTTTCACCAATTTGACGTCTTCTTGTCCACGCGGCCCAAAGAGTCCGTGGGTGGTGATGAACATTGGACCTTGGCCACCAGCGCATTGGAAGCGGCCCTGAAGAGTCGAAACATCTCCTTCCACCTTGATTCTGGCGGGGGGGCATTTTACGGCCCGAAGATCGATATTAAGATCAAAGATGCATTGGGCCGCTCGTGGCAATGTTCCACGGTCCAGGTGGACTTCAACAATCCAGAGCGATTTGAGTTAAGTTATATTGGAGAAGACGGCAAAGCACATCGCCCAATCATGATTCATCGCGCCTTGATGGGATCCATCGAGCGTTTTTTCGGTATCCTGATTGAACATTACGGAGGTGCGTTCCCAACCTGGCTGGCTCCGGTACAGGCCGTCGTCATGAACATCACCGATCAGCAGCAAGACTACGTGGCGGCCGTCGTGGCGCAATTGAAGGCGGCTGGCTTTCGGGTCGAGCCTGATCTCCGGAACGAAAAGATCGGGTTCAAGATTCGCGAAGCGGAAAAGGCGAAAGTCCCATTCATGTTGGTCGCGGGGAATCGTGAAATGCAGGATGGAACTCTCTCGGTACGAGGCCGAAGTGGGGCAAATTTAGGGAGCAAGACAGTGGCTGAAGTGTTGGATCTTCTGCAAGCCGAGGTCACGCACACACAGCGAGAACTTCAACCTGCACATTAA
- a CDS encoding HU family DNA-binding protein produces the protein MTKEELIAKMAASAGITKVAAGTALEALTGAVTSSLKKGKRVSLVNFGTFTISKRKARMGRNPRTGESLRIPAAKVPKFSAGKELRSAVK, from the coding sequence ATGACAAAGGAAGAGCTGATCGCAAAGATGGCGGCTTCAGCTGGGATTACGAAGGTCGCGGCCGGAACCGCCCTTGAGGCACTCACCGGGGCGGTGACGTCCTCATTAAAAAAAGGGAAGCGCGTCTCGCTCGTCAATTTCGGCACCTTTACGATTTCAAAACGAAAAGCACGAATGGGAAGAAATCCACGGACAGGCGAATCACTCCGAATCCCTGCAGCGAAGGTCCCGAAGTTTTCAGCTGGGAAAGAGCTTCGCTCGGCCGTGAAATAA